The Choloepus didactylus isolate mChoDid1 chromosome 13, mChoDid1.pri, whole genome shotgun sequence genome contains a region encoding:
- the LOC119508493 gene encoding uncharacterized protein LOC119508493 isoform X2, with protein MLEEEGSNPSWAGMRAVAAAAAAASGTVAAGGKEGGTVAGHRALSRVCPAAPSPPGSCAAIAGRPCPARLPPPEGDPRQWPGHESWGHRRAGPRSGRVGTRLRRIGKILSRPTFSAILLVTDPRRCSRPAERILSRAAGWGGRRVPSGARRGSVNVRWRSIQ; from the exons AtgctggaggaggaggggagtAACCCGAGCTGGGCCGGGATGCGAGCAGTTGccgctgctgcagctgctgcctcCGGGACTGTGGCCGCTGGCGGGAAGGAGGGGGGCACAGTTGCTGGACACCGCGCGCTGTCCCGGGTGTGCCCGGCAGCACCTTCCCCACCAGGTTCCTGCGCCGCGATCGCTGGTCGTCCCTGCCCTGCGCGGCTTCCACCGCCTGAGGGTGACCCACGCCAATGGCCAGGTCACGAATCTTGGGGTCACCGCAGGGCTGGACCAAGGAGTGGCAGAGTTGGGACTCGTCTGCGCAGAATAGGAAAGATCCTGTCCCGACCCACGTTCAGTGCTATTCTCCTGGTCACAGACCCAAGGAGGTGTTCTAGACCCGCGGAGAGGATTCTCTCTAGAGCTGCCGGCTGGGGTGGGCGGCGCGTCCCCAGTGGTGCCAGACGAGGGAGTGTAAATGTGAGATGGAGAAG TATACAATga